Proteins co-encoded in one Nicotiana sylvestris chromosome 7, ASM39365v2, whole genome shotgun sequence genomic window:
- the LOC138873966 gene encoding uncharacterized protein yields the protein MPVATPSLADPEDIDSYTKEQMEVLEVTYEGTSKVKETHINMLVHDYKLFSMKEEESIEEMFARFSKIISDLKAFDKPYTSEDQVRKILRSLPTTWQTKVVTLESQDLNKLSYDELRGELIAFEKTHLKKTS from the exons ATGCCAGTTGCTACTCCATCACTTGCTGATCCTGAAGATATAGATTCATATACAAAAGAGCAAATGGAAGTG CTTGAGGTTACATACGAAGGAACTAGCAAAGTAAAGGAAACACATATCAACATGTTAGTTCATGATTACAAACTCTTTTCAATGAAAGAAGAAGAGTCTATTGAAGAGATGTTTGCCAGATTCAGCAAAATAATCAGCGATCTAAAAGCATTTGACAAACCATATACGAGTGAAGATCAAGTCAGAAAAATTCTCAGAAGCCTACCAACCACTTGGCAGACCAAAGTAGTCACACTTGAATCTCAGGATCTAAATAAGTTATCCTATGATGAACTACGAGGAGAACTCATAGCCTTTGAAAAGACACATCTCAAGAAGACTAGttaa